A single Cherax quadricarinatus isolate ZL_2023a chromosome 4, ASM3850222v1, whole genome shotgun sequence DNA region contains:
- the LOC138850975 gene encoding uncharacterized protein isoform X1 codes for MDSSDFWLKAGKEMGFTGQSLDNYITAKIAIVKKEEQEKERERLAREEKKEQERLAREEKKEQERLAFEEKRLAREEKKEQERLAREEKRLAREEKKEQERLAREDKLEQERIAREDRVQAKQRELEQSRLELEAKKIELSKQKIDEGVLEYPSQEPNIRMPQIPPFSEQDDIAAYITRFESTATLCDWPADSWATRLGLLLSGSALNVYSTLPSDVISSYSLLKKAILQAFKKTTHHYRSEFRHIKITPN; via the coding sequence atggattcttcagatttctggttgaaagctggaaaggaaatgggatttactggacaaagccttgataattacattactgctaaaatAGCTATTGTAAAGAAAGAGGAACAGGAAAAAGAACGGGAAAGATTAgctcgagaggagaaaaaggaacaggaaagactagctcgagaggaaaaaaaagaacaggaaagactagctttTGAAGAGaaaagactagctcgggaagagaaaaaggaacaggaaagactagctcgggaagaaaaaagactagctcgagaagagaaaaaggaacaggaaagactagctcgggaggataaactcgaacaggaaaggatagctagagaagataGAGTTCAGGCTAAGCAGAGGGAGTTAGAACAAtcaaggttggaattagaagccaagaagatagaactatctaagcagaaaatagatgaaggggtactagaatacccttcccaagaacctaatattaggatgccacaaataccacctttctcagaacaagatgacatagcggcatatattactcgattcgagagtactgctactctctgtgactggccagcagattcttgggctactaggcttggcttactactgtcaggttcagcattaaatgtttattccactctaccctctgatgttatttctagttatagcctgctgaagaaagctatacttcaggctttcaaaaaaactactcatcattacaggtcagagtttagacacattaaaataactcctAATTAA